A portion of the Chondrinema litorale genome contains these proteins:
- a CDS encoding ABC transporter ATP-binding protein: MSVIEITNLQKIYNPKKIPVHALNGINLSIEEGEFTAIVGPSGSGKSTLLNLIGGLDEPTEGKVIINGVDISTLSGRQLIDFRLKNIGFVFQNYSLLPVLTARENVEFIMQLQGRKKLEYKQIAEQLLEEVGLAERMDNRPSHLSGGQQQRVAVARALASKPKFILADEPTANLDSHSTNELLEMMLKLNQEENMTFIFSTHDQRVIDKARRVVSIVDGKIEEDIFTSNTVDLKESHEN; the protein is encoded by the coding sequence ATGAGTGTCATTGAAATTACGAATCTGCAAAAGATTTATAATCCTAAAAAAATTCCAGTTCATGCTTTAAATGGCATTAACCTTTCTATAGAAGAAGGCGAATTTACTGCCATAGTTGGTCCATCTGGTTCAGGTAAATCTACCTTACTCAACTTGATTGGCGGACTCGACGAACCTACCGAAGGAAAGGTAATTATTAATGGAGTAGATATATCTACTCTATCGGGCAGGCAATTGATCGATTTCAGATTGAAAAATATTGGTTTTGTATTCCAGAATTATTCTTTGTTGCCAGTGCTAACTGCCAGAGAAAATGTGGAGTTTATCATGCAATTGCAAGGCAGAAAAAAGCTAGAGTACAAACAGATAGCAGAGCAATTATTAGAAGAAGTTGGTTTGGCAGAAAGAATGGATAACAGACCTTCTCATCTTTCGGGTGGGCAGCAACAGAGAGTGGCAGTTGCCAGAGCTTTGGCTTCTAAACCCAAATTTATTTTAGCAGACGAACCCACTGCAAATTTGGACTCTCACTCAACCAACGAGCTACTCGAAATGATGCTCAAATTGAACCAAGAAGAAAATATGACTTTCATTTTTTCTACGCATGATCAAAGGGTAATTGATAAAGCCAGAAGAGTAGTAAGTATAGTCGATGGTAAAATTGAAGAAGATATATTCACATCAAACACAGTTGATTTAAAAGAATCTCATGAAAATTAA
- a CDS encoding adenylate/guanylate cyclase domain-containing protein, producing MKIKNKIFLQEWMFLVLIWILFMNLAGLFYLGMQDYICIGEWEVYANSWFAYFENTLFGFVFGTLFAMINHISNFTILRKYNFGKIILIKSFFYIIAFVITVFISVSLYYAIGAFEGKTLGDIIDFIQPSSLVVWGCFMFILIVFTNFLLQINKKFGQGALLKMLMGEYHQPKDEIRIFMFLDLKGSTSIAEKLGHNLYSRMIQDCFHELTDVVIGHKAEIYQYVGDEVVLTWKVKEGLENLNCIQFYYSFREKLRSREAHFMKHYNLLPQFKAGMEMGSVTVAEVGDIKREIAYHGDVLNTAARVQEKCNEYNQWILISENLASAIRESNGVEYQLIDDVNLRGKVNGVKIYAVNENVRHEKVQI from the coding sequence ATGAAAATTAAAAACAAGATTTTTTTACAAGAATGGATGTTTTTGGTGCTAATCTGGATTCTTTTTATGAACCTCGCCGGCTTGTTTTATTTGGGAATGCAAGATTATATCTGCATTGGCGAGTGGGAAGTATATGCCAACTCTTGGTTTGCCTATTTTGAAAATACGCTTTTCGGTTTTGTGTTCGGGACGCTATTCGCAATGATTAATCACATCTCGAACTTTACCATATTGAGGAAATACAACTTTGGTAAAATTATCTTAATCAAAAGCTTTTTCTACATCATTGCATTCGTAATTACAGTATTTATCAGTGTGAGTCTTTACTATGCAATTGGTGCTTTTGAGGGTAAAACACTAGGCGATATTATTGATTTTATTCAGCCAAGTTCGCTGGTAGTTTGGGGCTGTTTTATGTTTATTTTGATTGTATTTACCAACTTTTTATTACAGATAAATAAAAAATTTGGGCAAGGTGCTTTGCTTAAAATGCTTATGGGTGAATACCACCAACCTAAAGATGAAATCAGGATTTTTATGTTTCTCGATTTGAAAGGCTCAACTTCCATCGCTGAAAAACTTGGGCACAATCTTTACAGCCGCATGATTCAAGATTGCTTTCATGAATTAACTGATGTAGTAATTGGCCACAAAGCAGAAATTTACCAGTATGTGGGAGACGAAGTAGTACTCACTTGGAAAGTAAAGGAAGGTTTAGAAAACCTCAATTGCATTCAATTCTATTATTCATTTAGAGAAAAACTTCGGTCGAGAGAAGCTCATTTTATGAAACACTATAACTTGTTGCCACAATTTAAGGCCGGTATGGAAATGGGCTCAGTTACGGTGGCGGAAGTGGGAGATATAAAAAGAGAAATTGCGTATCATGGAGATGTGTTAAACACAGCAGCCAGAGTGCAGGAAAAATGCAATGAATACAACCAGTGGATTCTTATTTCAGAAAATTTGGCATCTGCTATTCGCGAATCAAACGGAGTTGAATATCAACTGATTGATGATGTAAACCTACGAGGTAAAGTAAATGGAGTGAAAATCTATGCTGTAAATGAAAATGTGCGACATGAGAAGGTTCAAATTTAA